TGTATTCATGACACAAATTTCCTGTAATTACACATATCACACTTGTCCTCATGCCAGCAATTGTAAAAGATGCACCTACAAGTAAATATATGAAAAAATAGAGTTATTTATACATTCAAAAATGGAAGTAAACTCTTTAGTAGGCCTACCTGAATTATGCAATGGAAATGAAGGTGAAGTGAATGTCAGTGTGTTGTTGCTCAACCCATCACAATCGACAGTTTTTGTCACTCCATCAACAGTAATTTTGGCAAATGGATGCGCCACAGAATTAAAATTCTTTCCCGAAATGATAACTTTTACTCCACCACTAAAACCaccataaatattttcatatgaTTTGAGCATAATTTGGTTGTCAGGATATAGTCATGGCAACAAGTTGGGAAGTAGCTACATATTCATGTTCACACAGATATCTGAAATATATGTACGCTAATCAAGCCCAAAGAAGTTAATTACCTTTTCAAAGTGCGGATACCGGTTTCCCGAACTTCAGGTGATTCTCggaattcaaatttttcactcATGACTGTTTGCAACTTATCGATTACCAGAACAGTGTCAGTCACCATTGCATTTTTTGACTCACCAGTAATGCAACACATGATGTCATTAGATCTGGATGTAATATCACATGGCACGCCACTCATTGACACAGATGCCTGTGCGCCTGAATCCAAGTTTGTTCCATGAATAGTTATGTTTGTCCCACCTAACATTGGGCCAAAGTTGGGTGAAAAACTGGCAACAGTGGTTTGAACAAAACTGAAGACCTGTGATGTGGTGACATTTCCATGAATCCAATATTGTTCCaacataaaatttgaaaaatcagGTAAATATGGCAGTCGAGAATCAATAGACACGGTTATATTTGACGAAGTTTCTTCAGTATCAAGATTGAGTGAGGTGGTGATGCaagtaagagaagaataactTTCCGTTCCAACTGCTGTGCAATTTGCTAGACTACCAATAGAAACATGACGTCTGGAATCATGTTGCACGCTAGGTGAAAAATCATGGCCCAGTGCTTCCCCAACAAACGTGATGTTTGTATTACCCGCAATGGGGCCCTTAGTGGGTGAGAAGCTTCGGATAATTGGTTTGCACAGGTTATTTTCCCATTCACCACCACAGTTATCTCGAACTGAGCATTTACTTGAATGAAAACAGAAGCCACATTGTAAGTAATTGTAACTAATGCAATCGCCACAGGTTGCCGCATATTCACATAATGTTGAAACATGAATGCCAGTAATCTGATCGTCACACAAAACAACCAAATACTTAGTTTCGTTCAAATATGAAAGCTGCCTAATAGGAGAGTGACAAACTGGTACGGTGATGTTTTTGAAGCCTTTGACTTTATTGGCACCGagatgaaaaaaatgcaatgacCCATTACTTGTCCCGATAACAGCAACTGTTGATGTCTCAGAAAGAAAAACAGTCATAGTAGTTGATCGTGACCGTCCTGGGTGGAAgtacaaaatacttttttcagCTAGAGCTTCTTCCGAGTGTATATGATAAGCACCATTGGGTTGATTAAGGTTAGGGCAAGTTGTGTACGATGTAGATTGGGAATATGTGCATTCATGCGTTTTGATGGTTTTATCGTACAAAAACTCAAGGCCTATGTCATAGCTTGGATTCTTCTGGCATGTTGCAATTGccctttcaaaataattttcaatgtCGGTTAGCTTGTAAGAGCAAATATTACTACTGAAGTCAGGCTTTGATGAGGAATAGCCACtggttaaaataaacaaaatcttGTTATCATCGGGTGGGGTCAAATCTCGCACAGTTAAGAAGTCGATAGCAACATCGCTGATGTATGCACTTACGGCATTATCAAATCTTGTTTCTGTCGATTTGTTCTTGCATCTCAGAGTAAGCTCGCTGTAACTATAATAAGCTTCATCCTTTTGGCATACTCTCACTAATCTGAATTGATTCTTTCCTTGTGATTTGGTGTTTTTTTCTTGATTAGTAAGAAAATAGGTAAACCCATTGTAACTGAAGGCGTAAACGTACTGTATTTTGTAACTTTCAGAATAATCAGTAGATACAGTAACTTGTGATTGCCGAACATGTGGGCCTGTTATATTCAAAAGCAGCTCAAATCCATTATTCTCGTAATTTAACACTTTCGTGGACACAGATTGCTGCAAGGAATATGGAAGGTTATCGTCGATTGTCCgagcaaaataaaacacaggAGTACCCACCGGTCCCGGGGAAATCAATCCAACGGTTGTACCGGTTGTGCTCAATATGTAGTCTGCCGCTTCTGATTCACCGTCAATGAGTTGCGAGTTGGAAATATTTCGTAACTCATGAGAATAACATAATCCTTTGTGCAACGTACCACATGATATTAACGAATTGTGTGAGTGGTCGATTAGCAACAACTTTACTGTTGTTACAGATTCAGAATCGTTTCTGTCAAGGGTgtcataaacaaatttttgttccaAAGTCAAATTCAATGAAAGTTGATATAACTGACCAGTGCCACCCACATAAATGACAGAGTTGTTTTTGTCAGTGACCAGATAGCTAAACGATGATTTCTCTCCATCTTTGAAGCTGTACAGGTCTTTGATTACTTGTGTGTTGATTTCAACAAACCATCCTATCACGCACATAAAAAAGGCAAACTTATTCCAAGCTAACATGGCCTACTACACTTTCACATATTGGTTacataaattataaatttacaGTCAGCAAGTGGTCTTAAGCAGAGAAAAACAAACATCGATTATATGATTCAAAAGCAAGACTGCAGAGTAACAATTATTGCAAAAGAACTTATAAACACTTGAATATTAAGTTTGTAAAGATTTAATATTACGCAACAGCAATTTTAATGCAGTTTGCATCTACTCATGCAGTTTTCGATGATAAGGATATATGTGCAGAGGTCCAAATATTCAACAACGGTTTTATGGTATGTTATAGTATCCTTTCAGTGAGATCCTACGTATTAGTTAAATCCAAGGCTTCTTTAGGCTGActaaaataaatctttttccACAAGTTCCTAGTTCATAGGATCTACATATGCTCGTTTAGAATCGCAAGTTTTGCTGATAAAGTGTGTTCTCAACTTTCCTCTCAGTTTATCAAATCGGACTTCTATTTTCTAGTTGTTCGAACAACACAAAGTGGTGGCTTAATCATAGTTCCGAAAACGTCGAATAAAGAAAATCGACATGTTTGAGATTAAGTATTCCTGGAATCAATAAAGCTTGTGGAATCATTGAATCGATTTCATTCATCcagattttcaaaattaattacaataacTTCTACTTAATTGCTTTATGACGAAGCTTTTCGTCACtgaatgacaaaaaatactaattacaataaaatcggaaaaaactttctattttaaacaaagagataaacaaaatctaaaaataaaattgcaagaaaatttttggGATCGTGAGTTATGACTCATACGTAGAACGAATGCAAGCGCCAAAGcgatatgaaaatatttacaacacaAGTAATCTGCAAACCTTAGtacttaaatttgttttcttttaccgAAAAGTGCCGGATTGTGTTTGATGGCAGTCATGGTGTGAAAAccataatacaaaaaaatataaaatttcgGATTCTGATAATTTCCCAGTAAAAATGAGTCAATAATGAATTAATCGTTAGCAATATAAGATAGGTTGTATTTGGGCCGCAAGTGTCTGCCGTTTCTGTCAAAACGTTTTCCAACAAGATAATGTCAATGAATCGACTATTTTGAAACTTCCCCCAAACCAAATGGAGATATCGAGATTGTTCGACAGCAAGTGGCATGTGATAAGAACGCGTTGGTTATTTATTATCTACGGTTGACCACACAAAAATAATGGAGAGCACGAATGTATGACGGATGTTTTGAAAACCAGTCTAAGACGGTGCAAAAACAATCAACACAGCTctaaaatgtttgtcaaatAAATACTAGTTGGGTCAAATAGTCAAATAATAGCTTTCGCAATATAGTGGTTCTTTATAATTTCATATCAAATGTCACTTAATTCTTCATTACGATCAACACTTGGTTGCGTTTATTACGTTGCCTTGTAACTTGTTGATTGTGTACAAGTCGACTCGATGCTCCACAGAAATAACAAACTTTCTCATTTAATCCTATGCTGTCCAGTTGACAATGTCAAGAACCTTGCAATGGTGGAAGCTTAAAACCAGGCTTTGAGTTTCCTAATTTTCCAATCAAACGCAGTATTACAAAGTACAGGtaataaagaaataattcaAATAGACAAATAAACCACGGTCAACAGAAAAggttctttttattttcactttgaacaaaacaatttaacgaATTTAATTATAATACGAGGTTAAAAACGTGCTAAAAATATTTCGTGGAGACATATAAtacacaattttttaattaaaaggcaagaatttgttaatcttcaataaatatttttcagaggCAATTACAAGCATCCTTTAGTTTTTGCTTTCATCACCAGGTGGCGGACGTTTATAACAACACTCTTCGTGATTCTGAAGCCTGCAGGATTGGAAAAATCCCATCTGGCAATACGAGCATTTGTAAGGTAATTCCTCGTTGTGCAATGCGGAACAATGCGCCCGGTAATTCTTTTTAGTTCTGAAAGTAGACGGACAATCCTCGCATATGTAAGGTCTTTTTCCGGTGTGTATGAGTTCGTGTTGCTCTAAATCTCTCTCACATTTGAATTTCTTATCACAAACCTTGCATTTGTGACGACATGCGAACGGATATGCTTGCATGTGACGCGTTAACCTCTTTAACCTTCGAAACCTTAATGGACACCCGTAACATTGGTAAAGCAGATCTCTGTGAAGTCTGTCGAtgtgtttatttaaatacCTCTGTGTAGCAAACTTTTGAGGGCATTGTACACATGCGTATTTTTTCTCGACAACGTGGATGTCTTTGTGTGCTGTTAGGTAGGATTTTTTCCTGAATCTTTTGTCGCAAATTTCACAAACATAGGGTCTCTCACCGTAGTGGGTTGCCATGTGATTGCCAAAAATCTCTGCATTGTTTGTAGAATAATCGCAATATTCGCACTGATGTTGTTTCGTGACAGTTTTCTCCACATGTTGATCCTTTTCATGTTGGTTTAAAGCCTCTGTGTTGGCGGAAACCTCTTCAAATTTGTCACAAGCTCTATCTTCGGTAGATgctgaaaaaacaaagtttatatccgtatatttgaGTAAGATAATAATATGATATTAGTATTGATTTTAAATGCGaattttaaatacaattaaacCCTAATTGGCAGAAATCAACTTGTGCATATCCCATTACTCATCCATCATGTCCCCAGCTGACTGCTTATCTTTCGAACCCGACTCGAGTGGTCTAATTGGAAGAAACGGTAACTTCCAAAAAGCTATGTTTGGTAATACCTCACATGCACAATCGGTTGTTTTGTATTAACTTTAAATGCGACATGTATAAAATTGTATGGTAATGCTAAGTCAGTTTAATCACCTtaaacacataaaatacaCATCATAAACTTACCCAAATCTTTGCCTTCAGCTTCCAGTTGTCTGTCTGTCTGTCCGATCGGTCTATCTGGTCTATCTGGTCTTTCCTGGGTCTCTTCTGACCTTTCAAGTTGATCAACAGATATTTGTTCATATCGAGCCAAGATTTCTGTTCCACTTGAAATCTTTTTCACAGCGAGATAATATAATTTACCCAGATGTTGAAAAGCCTCCGCATTTTGTTCGTCCAGAATTCTGAAAACGAGTTGGTTTTTACAGATTGGATTAACTTGGCAATCcagtttgtaataaataacatCAAAAAACGAAGCAGATTTTGCTAAACTCTGAAAACATTTATCATCACAAACCATATCGTAActtatataattaatcaaaagttgttattaaaattttcatgcagATTATTGTATGGCAcgtaaaaaatgtaattaaatttccaaaactAATAAGTATacttgtagcctacttgacTGTTAAACCATTTCAGAATTGACTACAgttaatacaaaaaatttttatttcaatttagaAACAAATTGTTTGACATTTATTTGACTAACTACAATAGATTACCTGCCGCAAGGTAAAACTAAGACCAAAAAAGAGAAGACTTGCTAAAGAAAGTTTGGAAAAGccaataaatttcttttttaaacaaggaacaaagtataaacaaaaaactataCCTTGCACAATTGATGTATTTAAGCCAGTTACTTCTGGTTTTATTTGAACCATCGAGATAATGTGAGACTCTTCCGTTTTTAAAAATCTGCAACAACAATGGTGAGCTTTGTTctgtattaattatattattattgtaaCCAGTACAATATTGCAGTTTTGAACTCGAATTGATTGAATCTTTACGTTCCGTTCACGAGCATTTATTAGCAGATCTTAAACTTTCTGATCGCGTGTTTAACGAGAAATAAAAGATTGATTTTTTCATGTTATGATTTTCTCAAACCGTTTCGGGTGATTAAGCAATACACTGCTAAAGACGTAGTTGCGGTGCAGTCTTTAtctattttttacttttttatttgtgtattCAATATTTACTATATACATCGTCATCTACGGAGGCGATGTTTTTCTATGGTCACAGTAAAACAAGTTGAGTCAtggtaaatgataaaaaatccTATATTACCTCATAGCTGGATTTGAATGCCTACCAAAGGTTTATTACTCTATAGCGACACTTTACAAATAGGTTAAAGGCAAACTATACTTACACCAAAAAGCTTACAAAAGGCGGAATTTCTCCATAGAAAAGATTGGTAACAGCTTTTAAATAAAGTAATCGTTGTGTAAAATATGAGATGTTAATGAGTTAACGAAGTAAAACTAGTTTAGCAATTTTGCAACAGCAGGGatacaaatgaaataataCCAATAGATATTAGCAATGGATTCCAAATCAAACAATAGAAACAGAAACAGTAAAGTGTAAGTAAAACTTATTTACAGGCGTTTTATTCATAAACACACAGTACGTGTTTTTCAGTAGTTTGCAATcgaatattttctttttacttgcaatagtacaacaaataaaatagaaGCAAAAAGGAGAAATTAAATAGATAAGTTAACACTCACTTCTCGTACGAATCCATGTATTCTTGCCGAAGCCAATTTTTCGCTTTCATTTTGCAGAATCTTGACACCTTCAAATGGTCCAAAAACTGATTGTTCGGCAAAATCTTTTTCAGCCCAGGCCCCAAGTCTGTCAGATGAGATACCGGATGCTTTGATTGTTATGCCGGGTGGACATGTGCGTTGGTCACGGTCTAACGTGTTCTGTGATAACATTAATAACAATCTAATAAGTTATAACATATCATAACaggaaaacaattaaaacggGTTAAGTGCTAACACAAGTGATCTATTTTAAGGATATAGTCTACCATTCATCATTCTTGTGCTGTGACGGATGGCACAAAATTAagctcaaaatttttatcttaaacTTGTTGATTAAAACAAAGCCAATGGATTACGAAATCTAATGCACCATCTGCCACTTTTCTTGGTTTTTGACAGCTTAAATTAGGAAACCTGACTTAATGGTTGTAGGATTAACCTTAGTCCAAAACAAGCTGATTTTTATCATTCTTAAAAATCTCTAAGTATAAGTTCCTGGTTTGTCAGATAGTTTAAGTAAATCTAACAaagaaacataaacaaaactttaattaggAATTGCGCAAAATATGAAGTCTATTATTGGCAGTATTGGCAccttcataaaataaaatatttcgaacTGTCATGTTTTATAACTTCAATATTTTTAGCTTTCAATGCATTTTCGCTTATTTACTCCTAATCGGTTAATTGTTAAATTCAAAGTAAATAATTATCATTTATAACAGAATAAGATAAGTATTAGGAGTAATTGAACCAAACAGGACTCACCCATCTAATGAGAGTATTCctcacaaagactttcttcaTTGTTTTGCTCATATTCATAAGTTTGTATTTGTCGTGGTATACAAATACTAGAAACGGTCATTGGTTATTTTATAAATCAACAGAAATTATCTACAGAAAAGCATCAAACTTTTAAGTAACTCGGAAATCATAAACTGCCGAAAACGTAAATCatgtgaatttcacaaatttttctttttttttctggCAACGTGTGGTTAATCGTTTGAAAAGCAAGGCACGTAGTTTAAGGTGAGGAGTGTGTTTGGCTAATTActtagtttgttttttacagtaataaaattaccaaaaatgaGTTAATCGAAATTGCCCAATGGAACTTGATAAAATCTTGCACAAGAATTAAGCATGCCTAAAAATAATGCATTAATTAGTATTGTTAGTTATTAGTTAGTAATTACCCTAAAACTAGTATATTTTGGAATATAACTTAAATAAGATATTTCCAGCTCTCGTTATATTGGCCCAAAATCAAAAGTATAGTTTTAGACCAGAAATATACATTTCACActttttcatgcaaattttTGTCTACACATTCTGCAAACAATCTGGATTTTGAAAATCGCCAAAAACTCCCTAATAGGCAGAAATCAACTTATGCATATCCCATTACTCATCCATCATGTCCCCAGCTAACTGCTTATCTTTCGAACCCGACTCGAATGGTCTAATTGGAAAAAACGGTAACTTCCAAAGAGCTATGTTTGGTAATACCGCACATGCACAATCGgttgttttgtattaattttaaatgCGACATGTATAAAATTGTATGGTAATGCTAAGTCAGTTTCATCACTTtaaacacataaaatacaCATCATAAACTTACCCATTTCTTTGCATGCAGCTTCCAGTTGTCTGTCTGTCTGTCCGATCTGTATATCTGGTCTTTCCTGGGTCTCTTCTGACCTTTCAAGTTGTTCAGCACATTGTCGATCATATCGAGCCAAGATTTCTGTTCCACTTGAAATCTTTTTCACAGCGAGATAATATAATTTACCCAGATGTTGAAAAGCTTCCACATTTTGTTCGTCAAGAATTCTAAAAACGAGTTGGTTTTTACAGATTGGATTAACTTGGCAATCcagtttgtaataaataacatCAAAAATGCAAGCTGATTTTGCTTAACTCTGAAAACATTTATCATCACAAACCATATCGTATATAATGAATCAAAAgttgttaataaaattttaatgcagaTTATTGTATGGAAcgtaaaaaatgtaattaaaattccaaaactaATAAGTATacttgtagcctacttgacTGTTAAACCATTTCAGAATTGACTAATACaagaattttcattttaatttagaaACAAATCGTTTGACATTTATTTGACCAACTACAATAGATTACCTGCTGCAAGGTAAAACTAAGACCAAAAAAAGAAGACTTACTAAAGAAAGTTTGGAAAAgccaataaattttttttttttaaacaaggaacaaagtataaacaaaaaaccatACCTTGCACAATTGATGTATTTAAGCCAGTTACTTCTGGTTTTATTTGCACCATCGAGATAATGTGAGACTCTTCCGTTTTTAAAAATCTGCAACAACAATGGTGAGCTTTGTtctatattaattattattgtaacCAGTAGGCTACAATATCGAAGTTCTGAACTCGGAGTGATTGAATCTTTACGTTCCGTTCACGAGCGTTTATTAGCAGATCTTAAACTTTCTGATCGCGTGTATAACGAGAAATAAAAGATTGATTTTTTCATGTTATGATTTTCTCAAACCGTTTCGGGTGATTAAGCATTACACCGCTACAGACGTAGTTGCGGTTCAGTCTTTAtctattttttacttttttatttgtgtattcaatattttctatttACATCGTCATCTACAGAGGCGATTTTTTTCTATAGTCACTGTAAAACAAGTTAGAGCTatgataaatgataaaagtccTATGTTACTCCATAGCTGGATTTGAATGCCTACCAAAGGCTTCTTACTCTATAGCGACACTTTACAAATAGGTTAAATGCAAACTATACTTACACCAAAAAGCTTACAAAAGGCGGAATTTCACCATAGAAAAGATTTGTAACAGCTTTTAAGTAAAGAAATCTTTGTGTGAGATATGAGATGTTAATGAGTTAACGAAGTAAAATTAGTTTAGCAATTTTGCAACAGCAGGGatacaaatgaaataataCCAATAGATATTAGCAATGGATTCCAAATCAAACAATAGAAACACAAACAATATAGTTAAAGTAAAACTTATCTACAGGCGTTTTATCCATAAACACAGTGTACGTGTTTTTCAGTAGTTTGCAATcgaatattttcttttaacatGCAATagtacaacaaataaaatagaaGCAAAAAGGAGAAATTAAATAGATTAGTTAACACTCACTTCTCGTACGAATCCATGTATTCTTGCCGAAGCCAATTTTTCGCTTTCATTTTGCAGAATCTTGACACCTTCAAATGGGCCAAAAACTGATTGTTCGGCAAAATCTTTTTCAGCCCAGGCCCCAAGTTTGTCAAATGATATACCGGATGCTTTGATTGTTATGCCGGGTGGACATGTGCGTCGGTCACGGTCTAACGTGTTCTGTGATGACATAAATAACaatctaataataataacatatcATAACaggaaaacaataaaaacggGGTAAGTGCTAAAACAAGTGATCTAATGTAAGGATATAGTCTACCGTTCATCATTCTTGTGCTGTGACGGACGGCACAAAATTAagctcaaaatttttatctcaaACTTGTTGATTAAAACAAAGCCAATGGATTACGAAATCTAATACACCATCTGCCACTTTTCTTGGTTTTTGACAGATTAAATTAGGAAACCTGATTGAATAGTGGTAAGATTACACTTAGTCCAAAACAAGCTGATTTTTATCATTTCTAAAAATCTTTATGTATTTTAAGTAAATCTAACAaagaaacataaacaaaactttgattAGGAATTGCGCAAAATATGAAATCTATTATTGGCAGTATTGGCAccttcataaaataaaatatttcgaacTGTCATCTTTTATAACTTCAATATTTTTAGCTTCCAAtgcattttcgtttttttactCCTAATCGGTTAATTGTTAAATTCAGAGTACATAATTATCATTTATAACAGAATAAGACAAGTATTAGGAGTAATTGAATGAAACAGGACTCACCCATCTTATGAGAGTATTTTTCACAAAGACTTTCGTCACTGTTTGGCTCATATTCATAAGTTTGTATTTGTCGTGGTATACAAATACTAGAAACGGTCATTGGTTATTTTATAATTCAACAGAAATTATCTACAGAAAAGCATCAAGTTTTAAGTAACTCGTAAATCTTAATTGTAAAAGCAGATTT
The Clavelina lepadiformis chromosome 4, kaClaLepa1.1, whole genome shotgun sequence DNA segment above includes these coding regions:
- the LOC143453366 gene encoding hepatocyte growth factor receptor-like, yielding MLAWNKFAFFMCVIGWFVEINTQVIKDLYSFKDGEKSSFSYLVTDKNNSVIYVGGTGQLYQLSLNLTLEQKFVYDTLDRNDSESVTTVKLLLIDHSHNSLISCGTLHKGLCYSHELRNISNSQLIDGESEAADYILSTTGTTVGLISPGPVGTPVFYFARTIDDNLPYSLQQSVSTKVLNYENNGFELLLNITGPHVRQSQVTVSTDYSESYKIQYVYAFSYNGFTYFLTNQEKNTKSQGKNQFRLVRVCQKDEAYYSYSELTLRCKNKSTETRFDNAVSAYISDVAIDFLTVRDLTPPDDNKILFILTSGYSSSKPDFSSNICSYKLTDIENYFERAIATCQKNPSYDIGLEFLYDKTIKTHECTYSQSTSYTTCPNLNQPNGAYHIHSEEALAEKSILYFHPGRSRSTTMTVFLSETSTVAVIGTSNGSLHFFHLGANKVKGFKNITVPVCHSPIRQLSYLNETKYLVVLCDDQITGIHVSTLCEYAATCGDCISYNYLQCGFCFHSSKCSVRDNCGGEWENNLCKPIIRSFSPTKGPIAGNTNITFVGEALGHDFSPSVQHDSRRHVSIGSLANCTAVGTESYSSLTCITTSLNLDTEETSSNITVSIDSRLPYLPDFSNFMLEQYWIHGNVTTSQVFSFVQTTVASFSPNFGPMLGGTNITIHGTNLDSGAQASVSMSGVPCDITSRSNDIMCCITGESKNAMVTDTVLVIDKLQTVMSEKFEFRESPEVRETGIRTLKSGGVKVIISGKNFNSVAHPFAKITVDGVTKTVDCDGLSNNTLTFTSPSFPLHNSDVETMGRIRLHLDGIRVPLVYEAMPDPVIYDFPTMQNNYEEQDGVLTIELHGDNVFLGCSEADYRIFFNDAFDCPRVINSRGELACEVSRNDLKDFGVILTVTVYVGTLTFRPGKIDVSPELPIALISGLALGGVVIVLLTVLVYCVYKRRQKDKTSSLPPVEYIASPGNDYHPSPSSETVHLLTNNTPLVEQLPHDLLQELSPVLIEATRVRLCEDNIIGKGHFGTVYRGEFELSSEKTAEVTTMVVAIKTLSRIEDYDSVVQFLKEGLMMSSFKHENVLTMIGIAFNDRDHPLVVLPYMMHGDLLQFIRNPENTPTVKDLVGFGLQACKGMEYLASQRFVHRDLAARNCMLDDSFTVKVADFGLARDVYEKDYYKPKSRAVRMPVKWMALESLLQQKFTTKTDVWSFGILLWELLTRGVTPYPDVDPFDLSKYLMDGRRLRQPEFCPTDLFQLMLDCWHPSPDSRPNFDQLVIGVESIYNSIHGIHYPGLEVNYINVDDMQHSSSRNFKRSDSGRYLLDASTGSGDRSPTVHDTNNISSPVRLQTGHSLHDEDESGYLLPTTK
- the LOC143452272 gene encoding uncharacterized protein LOC143452272, which gives rise to MNMSQTVTKVFVKNTLIRWNTLDRDRRTCPPGITIKASGISFDKLGAWAEKDFAEQSVFGPFEGVKILQNESEKLASARIHGFVREIFKNGRVSHYLDGANKTRSNWLKYINCARILDEQNVEAFQHLGKLYYLAVKKISSGTEILARYDRQCAEQLERSEETQERPDIQIGQTDRQLEAACKEMVFVYHDKYKLMNMSKTMKKVFVRNTLIRWNTLDRDQRTCPPGITIKASGISSDRLGAWAEKDFAEQSVFGPFEGVKILQNESEKLASARIHGFVREIFKNGRVSHYLDGSNKTRSNWLKYINCARILDEQNAEAFQHLGKLYYLAVKKISSGTEILARYEQISVDQLERSEETQERPDRPDRPIGQTDRQLEAEGKDLASTEDRACDKFEEVSANTEALNQHEKDQHVEKTVTKQHQCEYCDYSTNNAEIFGNHMATHYGERPYVCEICDKRFRKKSYLTAHKDIHVVEKKYACVQCPQKFATQRYLNKHIDRLHRDLLYQCYGCPLRFRRLKRLTRHMQAYPFACRHKCKVCDKKFKCERDLEQHELIHTGKRPYICEDCPSTFRTKKNYRAHCSALHNEELPYKCSYCQMGFFQSCRLQNHEECCYKRPPPGDESKN